In the Wyeomyia smithii strain HCP4-BCI-WySm-NY-G18 chromosome 2, ASM2978416v1, whole genome shotgun sequence genome, one interval contains:
- the LOC129723321 gene encoding uncharacterized protein LOC129723321: MNSRFEEARKIIQEFVLRGQDAVPGSWYTVKIFKVANNVQAVNILGYALSCPLRSEVSQTCSNDFLDGNSCFFDKEIRKNLESIVKQMPSYKFELLPLVIKRVIAKGENELPLLFTLLIKCHIGSEYRYVDVNGRIYTSFDNFLNDNKLPHSRLYYPWRECMYFESSGEIRIDSCEVGLKNEMLGVFDTLINTVGIIGAIGTVFATGGMATPLLAMSLGSAAYTTGRTVANLCDAAKHGKSVDPFADQEAFHNWVLVSANLLAFASAGVTKLAAAENLTAKSAARLSTASRYLKRTSACTSTAAMVSTIVYSARNWKQLSISQRINLVCSVCFSVGQVISFVNAERIIRNNQLDGLSSFFASCVESASLCPATVRNVFSKDENMLEWGLELVKILATKAIKVTVNCDFTEITIFGYQFKFATLFYIKSSVLDKFIHMLESIAVGFKETFILLQSMFGAVEVFKIVSKRAKEIGGTRGDYGRAINDLIQLFNSLRNIVDGFSALSGTNIIIAREHSFTLGFAFDVFIRVARLKCCALINALNTMNPQEAKKMTALRSQMAKDGKELQVFRWIMAGSGQSYHVLKKIRFLLKIDEICTEKSLSITDLISDRETIVIQSLIYLDLSTYDKAPSAYKPYLVDPTFLKICESAMKNHREYLEFLWKNTCKEMPRDKNFEKLEELRTAFQLNPSAVELAVGYTKAIECTNFREFFYHFKFALRKFEQVSHDSLNSIDTNITMLKQNFAENKEKVNNHFLAGYCQIPYSDPDQLPKLIKELAKKKSLQFGSVENAVLNLVENRSLELPRSRQLEKYNRFIAFKKFNERIVKTEENKHMVYFENEHIKIIVSVVRNLGAYIDSITFLNNN; encoded by the exons ATGAATTCGAGATTTGAAGAAGCAAGAAAAATAATACAGGAGTTCGTATTACGTGGTCAAGATGCTGTTCCTGGTTCCTGGTATACGGTTAAGATATTCAAAGTAGCCAATAATGTTCAAGCCGTCAACATTTTGGGATATGCCCTGAGTTGTCCATTACGTTCTGAGGTATCCCAAACTTGTTCGAACGACTTTCTCGATGGAAATTCCTGTTTTTTCGAcaaagaaattagaaaaaatcttgAAAGCATTGTCAAACAGATGCCGAGTTATAAGTTTGAACTTCTGCCATTGGTTATTAAGAGAGTAATAGCCAAAGGTGAAAACGAGCTACCCTTGCTTTTTACTTTACTGATTAAGTGCCACATTGGTAGCGAATATCGATATGTCGATGTGAATGGACGTATATATACGTCGTTTGATAACTTTCTGAATGACAACAAACTACCGCATTCGCGTTTGTACTATCCCTGGAGAGAATGCATGTATTTTGAAAGTTCCGGAGAAATACGCATTGATAGTTGCGAGGTTGGACTCAAAAATGAGATGCTCGGAGTATTTGATACACTTATCAATACCGTTGGGATAATTGGCGCTATCGGAACTGTGTTTGCCACTGGTGGAATGGCGACACCTCTGTTGGCAATGTCGCTTGGATCCGCGGCTTACACCACCGGTCGAACCGTTGCTAATTTGTGTGATGCCGCTAAACATGGTAAATCGGTGGATCCTTTTGCG gATCAGGAAGCGTTCCACAACTGGGTTCTGGTGTCAGCTAATTTGCTTGCGTTTGCATCGGCCGGAGTTACCAAACTGGCCGCCGCAGAAAATCTGACAGCTAAAAGTGCAGCTCGGTTATCTACCGCAAGTCGATACTTGAAGAGAACCAGCGCTTGCACCAGCACGGCTGCAATGGTCAGCACAATCGTCTATTCGGCCCGCAATTGGAAGCAACTGTCGATTTCGCAACGAATCAATCTTGTATGTTCCGTGTGCTTCAGTGTCGGACAAGTTATCAGTTTTGTAAACGCCGAAAGAATCATTCGCAACAATCAGTTGGATGGATTATCCAGCTTCTTTGCAAGTTGCGTGGAATCCGCGTCTTTGTGTCCAGCTACCGTAAGAaatgttttcagcaaagatgaGAATATGCTAGAATGGGGCTTAGAACTAGTAAAAATTCTAGCAACGAAGGCCATTAAAGTCACGGTGAACTGCGACTTCACGGAGATAACGATCTTCGGATATCAATTTAAATTTGCTACATTGTTTTATATAAAATCGAGTGTATTGGACAAGTTTATTCACATGCTCGAATCAATAGCTGTAGGCTTCAAAGAAACTTTCATTTTGTTGCAGTCGATGTTTGGTGCTGTAGAAGttttcaaaatagtttctaaGCGTGCTAAAGAGATAGGTGGCACCAGAGGGGATTATGGCAGAGCAATCAATGATTTAATTCAGCTGTTTAACTCATTGCGCAACATTGTAGATGGTTTCAGTGCACTGTCAGGCACCAACATCATTATTGCTAGGGAACATTCGTTTACGTTGGGATTCGCTTTCGATGTGTTCATCAGGGTAGCAAGATTAAAATGTTGTGCCCTTATCAATGCTCTCAATACAATGAACCCCCAGGAAGCCAAAAAGATGACCGCGTTACGTTCGCAGATGGCCAAAGACGGTAAAGAGCTACAAGTTTTTCGCTGGATAATGGCTGGGTCTGGCCAAAGTTATCATGTTTTGAAGAAAATCCGGTTTCTTCTCAAAATCGACGAAATTTGCACGGAAAAGTCGCTTTCCATTACAGATTTAATTTCTGATAGAGAGACAATCGTGATACAATCTTTGATATACCTGGATCTTTCTACCTACGACAAAGCACCGTCCGCATATAAGCCGTATCTCGTTGATCCAACATTCCTCAAAATATGCGAGTCAGCAATGAAGAATCATAGAGAATATCTTGAATTTTTGTGGAAGAATACGTGCAAAGAAATGCCTCGAGATAAAAATTTCGAGAAGCTAGAAGAACTGAGAACCGCCTTTCAACTCAACCCGTCTGCAGTGGAATTGGCTGTCGGCTATACAAAAGCAATAGAATGCACAAACTTTCgggaatttttttatcattttaaatTCGCCTTGAGGAAGTTTGAACAGGTGTCGCATGATTCGTTGAATTCTATTGACACAAATATCACAATGTTAAAACAGAACTTTGCggaaaacaaagaaaaagtAAATAATCACTTTTTAGCAGGATATTGCCAGATTCCCTACTCAGACCCTGATCAACTACCTAAATTGATAAAAgagctagcaaaaaaaaaaagcctgCAATTTGGTTCAGTCGAAAATGCCGTCTTAAATTTGGTTGAAAATCGATCCCTTGAACTTCCACGTTCTCGACAATTGGAAAAGTATAACCGATTTATTGCGTTTAAAAAATTCAACGAACGAATTGTAAAAACTGAGGAAAACAAACACATGGTATACTTTGAAAACGAACATATAAAAATCATTGTCTCGGTCGTGCGTAACCTGGGAGCGTACATTGATTCAATTACCTTCTTAAATAACAACTGA